The Vicia villosa cultivar HV-30 ecotype Madison, WI unplaced genomic scaffold, Vvil1.0 ctg.000926F_1_1, whole genome shotgun sequence DNA segment ACACCTTGGGTTAGAAATTCATtagacagtttttttttttttttttaataagcaattgattgattgaatgaaaagctcgcactaggggtgcaacccttacaaaaaacAAGGCACTATGGTATACGATATtcggataaaggaagtttaaatCATTCGTAGTAGTTTGGTTTAAACTTCGTATATCCACAAcctaaccatctccaagaaagaaaCACAATGTTAGTACACACCACCTCAAAACTAAAAATCTCCCCCCTAAAAATCATGGCATTTCTCATAAGCCAAATACACCAAAGAGTAGCTATCCAAACAAAATTGATCGCAATTCTACGCTTGCCACCTAACGCCTTTTCTTGGATGACTTCGAACCTAAGAAAATCATCCACAGTAATCTCCTCCGCTATATCAAGCCACGTGAAAACATAGTTCCAAACCGCTTTCACCTCTTgacaaaaaaagaataaatgggaagaagattcaagagAGGAGCCGCACATCACACAATTCGGACACACAACACTAGTCACACCTCTTTTCAACAAATTATCTCTAGTAGGGAGCCGGTCAATAAAAAGCCGCCAAGTAAAGACCTTAATCTTGGGAGGAAGTTTAAGATTCCACATTACCTTCAACGAATTAATCACATGAGAACAGTTAATTAGACAGTTAATTCTATTGAATCAACTCCTTTAGAGTTTGGAGCGGTTTGTCTCATGAGAACAAAATTATTAAAGTCATACCTCCTTGATATATTAAGCTTCTGCATTCATATTCTTTTCCCGATGTTAAGCATGATAAAGTGATCTATGATCTTTAAGAATGTTAAGTCAATCTCAACAAGGATTAGTGGATCTTTTGGATTGAAAGTACATATCTTTGGAGGATGTTAAactttgaaattaatttttttaaggatATTAAGCTTAAAGAAACAATCTATATTTTCCTAATATTAAATCTTTCTAAAAAAAGTTGAATTGCAAGTAGATATCTTTGGTCGGGTTTGACTTTTTTAAAAGTTCAATCTGATCTTATAATAtgtttaacattttatttaattaaaactttaaaattataggctaaattacagttttggtccctctgttttagatttttcacgattttggtccccctattttctttttaaacagttttggtcccccatcccaattttgtccatgaatagtgcatgaacagtacatgtccgtacatgaacagtacatgtccgtacatgaacagtacatgtccgtacatgaacagtacatgaacagttgcatcaaaattgggatgggggaccaaaactgtataaaaagaaaatagggggaccaaaatcgtgaaaaacctaaaacagggggaccaaaactgtaatttagccaaaattatattaattaaattaatatcatttttattaataatttttagttGTATTATCAATTACTCCcttcgttttttattataagtcgttttggaaaaatattttgtattttaatataagtcgttttactattccaatgaataattaatgctatttttcctattatagccttaaatatttattattctctctcatttcaattatataaatttatcttcgacatgtcattaatgaaggataattttgtaaaaaacttcataatttctcatttttatacaacaattattatttttcttaatctgtgtgaaaagtctaaaatgacttataataaaaaacggagggagtaatatacaagaaaaatcatttaattttcaTAGCATTATAAAGAGTGTTCAAAGTTAATGTGAGAGAAAAGTCATGAACAGTTTTCAAAGTTAATGCGAGAGAAAAGTCATGTTTCTTTTATATATGAAGTTTAAAATTTATGAATTGCAATTGATTACTATGCTTACAAAAAACTTGATATCAGACATAAATTAGCACTCTACTTTATAGTTTACTATATTATAGAATTTATTAGTAGATATAATCTAGACTATATTTTTTATGTGAGACATAAATTTTATACGTGAcaagtttaaaattttatatttaattcccCTATGCATTATTTTCATAAGTTAAAGTTTGGTAATAAAGTGTATATATAAGTGCCgcgagactttttttttttttttttgtgtaagcaagaattaatataagggagaactaagggttctccaatccGATTACACAGTTACACGGGAAAATCCGgcaaaaagaaaagattacaaaCCAATTATTTATACGACAAAAGTACAAAGGATCCTTGCAAAACTCGTGGAAAGAATAATTGGGGTGTGTAATTTTCCCGCAAAACGACCATTTCCAAACCAAAAGCTTAATATTTCAAACggtattattcacattccaaaCTTCCTTCCAGAAACTACTTTCGTTCCTAACCAACCAAATAATTCAAGTAGTAGCAAGCCAAACTACTCCCAATTTCATATACTTCACCTTTTTTCTATGAAAAAAAGAAGTGTCAATTCATAAAATTCGACAAACACTCTTTCTCTACCCTATCCCCTTTACCAACCCAAAAGCATTCTTCCTCCAAATATTTTTAACCACCAagcaactaaaaaaataaatgattactACTTTCCAAACAATATCCACACAAAAATGCACTTTAAATCATCCAAAAGAATAGAAATACCTCGAACCACCAACAAATCCTTCATCAATAGCCTATTGTGAAAAAGTCTCCACCCAAATTCCATGATCTTGAACGGAACTTCAAAtttccacaataacccaaatgctTCGTCATGCCTAGTAGAAGGACCATACGGAATACGAAgtttatcataaaaattataaCAAGAAGCAACCGAAAACTCCGAATCCAAGTTTTCACCCCAAACAACAGAATCCTTCCCTTCCAACCAACCTCTAAACCCCTCCACCCGCCCTTTCAAAGTCGCAGCTTCCTCCACTAAAATAAAGTCATCCGCACCTACGTCGCAAACACCAAAATCTCCCCATTTCCACTCTCCATCATCCCATCCTTCCATGGCCGCCACCGAAACATTCTTTAAACGAGAGATCTTGTATAATTCCGGGAACGCCTCTTTCAAAGTAAAATCTTCCAACCACATAGCCTCCCAAAAAGGGGTATTAAAGCCATTATGAATGGAAAACCTACTATAAGCAACAATAGGATCAAGAGAATAAgaagaaataatctttaaaatatcctTCCACCAAAACGAACATTTTGAGGTTACTTTACATTCCCCTCCCCCGCCGAACATTTTTTAAGACAAATCTTCATACCGCATATTCAATACTTTATACCACAACGAATTTTGCATTGTAGAATCTGTCACCTCCACTTGTTAAGAAGAGCCAAATTAAACAAAACGATATTTATAACTCCTAACCCCCCTTATTCAATGGTAAAGTAACATCATCCCACTTTAACCAATGAATTCTTCTTCTTTCCTCTACACCTCCCCATAAAAATTTGCTTTGAATACTTGTAAACCTCTTCGCCACCTTTCTCGGCATTTTGTAAAGAGACATTGTAAAAATAGTCAAGGAACTAAGCACAGACTTTAAAAGGGTAATTCTACCACCCAAGTTTAAAAATTGGTTCGTCCACCCATCCAAACGGTTCTTCAACTTAGACAAGCGAGGATTCCAAGTAACTTCTTTCCTAGGATCGAAACCAATAGgtattcaaagaaaataaaattttctatCCTCCAACTtacatgaaagaaagtgagaaaCCTCCTCCAAAAAATGaatattagaattaatgtcaATTAACTTACTTTTGTGGTAGTTAACTCCAAGCCCCGACACTAGCTTAAAAGCCCGAAGCACCGCTCTCATAGCCCAAACGTGTTACCAATTACCATCTCCCACGAttaaagtgtcatccgcaaattgaaggatatcCACTGGACAAGATCCCTTAATATTAAAACTTTGAAATTCCCTCACCTCAATCGATTTTCTAACAAGCCCCGCTAGACCTTCCGCCACCAAAACAAAATGAAACGGAGAAAGAGGGTCGCCTTGTCCCAAACCTCTACTCACCATAAATTCTTTTGTTGGACACCCATTAACAAGCACTGGCATATTACCATTAAACACCAATaattccatccatttcatccactTGTCTCCAAACCCTATTCTATTTAACATGTATCTTAAAAAGCTCCAACTCACCTTGTCATTGGTATACTAGTATACTTTGGCTATAAATCAAATTGACTGCATGTATGAAAATCTTAGTTAATGAATTTGTGAACCTA contains these protein-coding regions:
- the LOC131632311 gene encoding uncharacterized protein LOC131632311 gives rise to the protein MFGGGGECKVTSKCSFWWKDILKIISSYSLDPIVAYSRFSIHNGFNTPFWEAMWLEDFTLKEAFPELYKISRLKNVSVAAMEGWDDGEWKWGDFGVCDVGADDFILVEEAATLKGRVEGFRGWLEGKDSVVWGENLDSEFSVASCYNFYDKLRIPYGPSTRHDEAFGLLWKFEVPFKIMEFGWRLFHNRLLMKDLLVVRGISILLDDLKCIFKKGEVYEIGSSLACYYLNYLVMWNLKLPPKIKVFTWRLFIDRLPTRDNLLKRGVTSVVCPNCVMCGSSLESSSHLFFFCQEVKAVWNYVFTWLDIAEEITVDDFLRFEVIQEKALGGKRRIAINFVWIATLWCIWLMRNAMIFRGEIFSFEVVCTNIVFLSWRWLGCGYTKFKPNYYE